One Setaria italica strain Yugu1 chromosome I, Setaria_italica_v2.0, whole genome shotgun sequence DNA window includes the following coding sequences:
- the LOC101786375 gene encoding auxin response factor 8 encodes MITFADLTEPAAAGADRCVDRQLWLACAGGMCTVPPVGTSVYYFPQGHAEHALGLAGAADLSAARIPALVPCRVAAVRYMADQDTDEVFARIRLVPLRAGEADAGLEDDPAADDEQEKPASFAKTLTQSDANNGGGFSVPRYCAETIFPRLDYAADPPVQTVVAKDVHGAAWKFRHIYRGTPRRHLLTTGWSTFVNQKKLVAGDSIVFLRGDGGDLHVGIRRAKRGFCGAGGGGGGGEEALPMPGWDHYAGMMRGNVSPCGSAKARGKVRPEDVAEAARLASAGQPFEVVYYPRASTPEFCVRVASVRAAMRVQWSPGMRFKMAFETEDSTRISWFMGTVAGVQVADPIRWPQSPWRLLQVTWDEPDLLQNVKRVSPWLVELVSSIPAIHLASFSPPRKKPRIPAYPEFPFEGQLLNPAFPPTPLSHGHHGHHYLHTHPSFFPFPDGSAPAAIQGARHAQFVPPLSDLHLTHLQSSLLYPGLRRPDHVGRAAPIPARISTDLTIGGAPARDDMSCALSIGADKKQPGGAKPAGLVLFGRTILTEQQMSLSGSAGATSPAATGNGYMNWNADKGPNASEGSGSGVIQNSPTKNASSSERPPWFTELAGLEPGQCKVFVESDTVGRNLDLSALGSFDELYGRLSEMFCIESAELRSRVLYRGAAGDVKHAGDEPFSVFVKSARRITILTDAGSDNLGS; translated from the exons ATGATCACGTTCGCAGACCTGACggagccggccgcggccggcgccgacCGATGCGTGGACCGGCAGCTGTGGCTGGCCTGCGCGGGCGGGATGTGCACCGTGCCTCCCGTGGGCACCAGCGTCTACTACTTCCCGCAGGGCCACGCGGAGCATGCGCTCGGCCTCGCCGGTGCGGCCGACCTCTCCGCGGCTCGCATCCCGGCGCTGGTCCCctgccgcgtcgccgccgtgcgATACATGGCCGACCAGGACACCGACGAGGTCTTCGCCAGGATCCGCCTCGTCCCGCTCCGCGCCGGGGAGGCGGACGCCGGCCTCGAGGACGACCCCGCCGCGGACGACGAGCAGGAGAAGCCGGCGTCGTTCGCCAAGACGCTGACGCAGTCCGACGCCaacaacggcggcggcttctccgTGCCGAGGTACTGCGCGGAGACCATCTTCCCGCGGCTCGACTACGCCGCCGACCCGCCTGTGCAGACCGTCGTCGCCAAGGACGTGCACGGGGCCGCGTGGAAGTTCCGCCACATCTACCGTGGCACGCCGCGCCGGCACCTGCTCACCACGGGGTGGAGCACGTTCGTCAACCAGAAGAAGCTCGTCGCGGGCGACTCCATCGTGTTcctccgcggcgacggcggggacctccacgtcggcatccgccgCGCCAAGCGTGGGttctgcggcgccggcgggggcgggggcggaggcgaggaAGCACTCCCGATGCCCGGGTGGGACCACTACGCGGGCATGATGCGAGGCAATGTGAGCCCGTGCGGGTCCGCCAAGGCGCGGGGCAAGGTCCGCCCGGAAGACGTGGCTGAGGCAGCGAGGCTGGCGAGCGCCGGCCAGCCGTTCGAGGTGGTGTACTACCCGCGCGCGAGCACGCCGGAGTTCTGCGTGCGCGTCGCGTCGGTCCGCGCGGCGATGCGGGTTCAGTGGTCGCCGGGGATGCGGTTCAAGATGGCGTTCGAGACCGAGGACTCCACCCGGATCAGCTGGTTCATGGGCACCGTCGCCGGCGTCCAGGTCGCTGACCCCATCCGCTGGCCTCAGTCGCCGTGGCGCCTCCTTCAG GTGACCTGGGACGAGCCGGACCTCCTGCAGAACGTGAAGCGGGTGAGCCCGTGGCTGGTGGAGCTCGTCTCGAGCATTCCGGCCATCCACCTCGCCTCCTTCTCGCCGCCGCGGAAGAAGCCACGCATCCCGGCGTACCCGGAGTTCCCCTTCGAGGGACAGCTCCTCAACCCGGCATTCCCGCCCACCCCACTGTCGCacggccaccacggccaccactACCTCCACACCCACCCGTCCTTCTTCCCGTTCCCGGACGGCAGTGCTCCTGCAGCCATACAGGGAGCCAGGCATGCGCAATTTGTTCCACCTTTATCAGATCTCCACCTTACCCACCTGCAGTCGAGCCTGCTGTACCccggcctccgccgtcccgATCACGTCGGTCGGGCGGCTCCCATCCCGGCAAGAATCAGCACCGACCTGACcatcggcggcgcgccggcgcgcgACGACATGTCGTGCGCGCTGTCCATCGGCGCCGACAAGAAGCAGCCCGGCGGCGCCAAGCCGGCGGGGCTAGTGCTGTTCGGGCGGACCATACTGACCGAGCAGCAGATGAGCCTCAGCGGCTCCGCCGGCGCGACCTCTCCGGCGGCGACCGGGAACGGCTACATGAACTGGAACGCCGACAAGGGCCCCAACGCCTCGGAGGGCTCGGGCTCCGGCGTCATCCAGAACAGCCCGACCAAGAACGCGTCGTCGTCGGAGCGGCCTCCGTGGTTCACCGAGCTTGCCGGGCTGGAGCCCGGGCAGTGCAAGGTGTTCGTCGAGTCCGACACGGTCGGCCGCAACCTCGATCTCTCGGCGCTGGGATCGTTCGACGAGCTCTACGGCCGCCTGTCCGAGATGTTCTGTATCGAGAGCGCGGAGCTGCGAAGCCGCGTGCTCtaccgcggcgccgccggcgacgtgaAGCACGCCGGCGATGAGCCGTTCAG CGTTTTCGTCAAGTCGGCACGGAGGA